From one Dermacentor andersoni chromosome 1, qqDerAnde1_hic_scaffold, whole genome shotgun sequence genomic stretch:
- the LOC126544508 gene encoding uncharacterized protein, which yields MSKAWEFNCPKYFNFELGDEENAPSAEEYFESHKDSPLRRRQALRTVNTTHLKPVKSTTTTFENGHRKLPAPTTKCLEKARCKGKCSKPATSVHNVCHRTVPSKAKPTMAEFIHNYFFKTPARLRSKMSATTKPRHPMKTTVPVSPKLRTMLRAKQRAAAKKAQV from the exons ATGTCCAAAGCTTGGGAGTTTAATTGCCCGAAATATTTTAATTTTGAACTTGGAGATGAAGAGAATGCCCCTTCAGCGGAAGAGTACTTTG AGAGTCACAAGGATTCGCCATTGCGGCGGCGACAAGCACTACGAACTGTGAATACAACGCATTTGAAGCCTGTGAAGTCCACGACAA ccacATTCGAAAACGGCCATAGGAAATTGCCTGCACCTACAACTAAATGTCTAGAGAAAGCAAGGTGCAAGGGAAAGTGTAGCAAGCCTGCAACATCGGTTCAT AACGTTTGCCACAGGACAGTACCAAGCAAAGCTAAACCTACTATGGCAGAATTCATCCACAACTACTTCTTCAAAACCCCCGCTCGTCTTCGCTCAAAAATGTCTG CCACAACCAAGCCTCGGCATCCCATGAAGACAACAGTACCAGTCTCGCCGAAGCTGAGGACTATGTTGCGAGCAAAGCAGCGAGCAGCTGCCAAGAAGGCTCAAGTTTAA